Proteins from one Kwoniella shivajii chromosome 1, complete sequence genomic window:
- a CDS encoding NADH-ubiquinone oxidoreductase chain 5, giving the protein MCITNLAMEGPTPVSALIHAATLVTAGVYLMLRSSPIIEYGPTVLVVITWVGALTAFFAATTGLLQNDLKRVIAYSTCSQMGYLFMAVGLSQYNVALFHLVNHAFFKALLFLAAGAVIHGMADQQDLRRLGGLVNFLPFTYTAILIGSLSLMALPFMTGFYSKDLILEVALGQYEVSGTMAYWLGTISAVFTAFYSFRLVSLTFFTTPNAPKGDYLHAHEAPMIIVIPLVILSIMSIVFGYIAKDMFVGVGTDFLSTALYQHPDHITLIEAEFGLPLLMKLLPAIGSLFGAGLALYLYHVVPAFTIGLTNGPVGYAVYSFLNAKWYWDALFNGFIISASLRVGLVISKVLDRGVIELAGPYGLSTVLTGTGRSIGAYDTGVITSYALYIMLGLVSLIFLLFAPMVTGTADTVFDGYGLSLILVYLSALLLLPSTSSRSSTH; this is encoded by the coding sequence ATGTGTATAACAAATTTGGCGATGGAAGGACCTACACCTGTGTCAGCTCTAATTCACGCTGCTACTCTAGTAACAGCTGGTGTTTACCTGATGCTACGGTCATCTCCTATCATTGAATACGGACCTACAGTTCTTGTAGTTATTACATGGGTAGGTGCACTTACAGCATTCTTCGCTGCTACAACAGGTCTTCTACAAAATGATCTAAAGCGAGTGATTGCCTACAGTACATGTTCACAAATGGGGTACCTATTTATGGCTGTGGGGCTTAGCCAATACAATGTTGCGCTGTTCCACCTAGTAAATCACGCTTTCTTTAAGGCACTACTATTCCTTGCTGCTGGTGCTGTAATTCACGGTATGGCTGACCAACAAGATCTTCGACGACTCGGAGGTCTGGTTAACTTCCTACCATTTACATACACAGCTATTCTTATTGGTTCACTATCACTAATGGCTCTACCATTTATGACAGGGTTCTATAGTAAGGATCTTATCCTTGAAGTAGCACTAGGACAATATGAAGTATCTGGTACTATGGCCTATTGGCTAGGTACAATTTCAGCTGTATTTACAGCCTTTTACTCATTCCGACTAGTATCACTAACATTCTTCACTACACCTAATGCACCTAAGGGTGATTATCTACATGCACACGAAGCACCTATGATCATTGTAATTCCTCTGGTAATTCtatcaatcatgtcaattGTATTTGGTTACATTGCAAAGGACATGTTCGTAGGAGTAGGTACTGATTTCCTATCTACAGCTCTGTACCAACACCCTGATCATATTACACTAATCGAAGCTGAATTCGGTCTACCTCTGCTAATGAAGCTACTTCCTGCTATTGGTAGCCTATTCGGTGCTGGTCTAGCACTATATCTATACCATGTAGTACCTGCATTTACAATTGGTCTAACAAACGGACCTGTTGGATATGCTGTATACTCATTCCTTAACGCTAAGTGGTACTGGGACGCACTATTTAACGGTTTCATTATCAGTGCTTCACTACGAGTAGGTCTAGTTATCTCTAAGGTACTTGACCGAGGGGTTATCGAACTAGCTGGTCCATACGGTCTAAGCACAGTTCTAACTGGTACAGGACGATCTATTGGTGCATACGACACAGGTGTTATTACATCTTACGCTCTATACATCATGCTAGGACTTGTATCTCTAATCTTCCTACTATTCGCTCCTATGGTTACTGGTACAGCTGATACAGTATTCGACGGTTACGGTCTATCCCTAATCCTAGTATACCTATCTGCACTGCTACTActaccatcaacatcatcacgatcatcAACACACTAA
- a CDS encoding NADH-ubiquinone oxidoreductase chain 5 translates to MYLAILALPMFGSAVAGLRGRSIGVTGAHIITTGCLMASAALAIVAFYEVGLSGSPVSIVLGTWIDSEFMLVQWGFLFDSLTVSMLLPVLVVSSLVHLYSISYMAEDPHNQRFFSYLSMFTFFMLVLVTGDNYLILFIGWEGIGISSYLLINFWYTRMQANKAGMKALTVNRVGDMFLSVGFFAIFWVFGNVDYASVFTVAPYINETAITIIGLLLLIGAMAKSANIPLHTWLPDSFLNIISRFNVVSSRAFSTSNFFNKKPGKNRLPDTPLYEYLFSFLVGLIVAGCLMIRRHGNMHTARLTIKFTVTKGTDSSWLDYLYTLLSPYCYKGWSTTEEVDKRGDTPVSSIRATLTSATLGVFFPFLYSFLAIKSWCILSNTHN, encoded by the coding sequence ATGTATCTAGCTATTCTTGCACTTCCTATGTTTGGATCAGCTGTTGCTGGTCTACGAGGACGATCTATCGGTGTGACTGGTGCTCACATTATTACAACAGGATGTCTAATGGCATCAGCAGCTCTTGCTATCGTAGCATTTTACGAAGTAGGTCTATCAGGATCACCTGTATCTATTGTACTAGGTACATGGATTGACTCTGAATTCATGCTGGTACAATGGGGATTCCTATTTGACAGTCTGACAGTGTCTATGCTTCTTCCAGTGCTAGTTGTATCATCACTAGTACACCTGTACTCTATTTCTTACATGGCAGAAGACCCTCACAACCAACGATTCTTCTCATACCTATCTATGTTCACATTCTTCATGCTTGTGCTAGTAACAGGAGATAACTACCTTATTCTATTCATTGGATGGGAAGGAATTGGTATTTCATCATACCTACTAATTAACTTCTGGTATACACGAATGCAAGCTAACAAGGCTGGTATGAAGGCTCTAACAGTTAACCGGGTTGGTGACATGTTCCTATCAGTAGGATTCTTCGCAATCTTCTGGGTATTCGGTAACGTTGATTACGCTTCTGTATTTACAGTAGCTCCATATATCAACGAAACAGCTATTACAATTATTGGACTACTTCTACTGATCGGTGCTATGGCAAAGTCAGCtaacattcctcttcataCATGGCTTCCGGATAGCTTCCTAAATATTATTTCACGATTTAACGTCGTATCTTCTCGAGCCTTTAGTACTTCAAACTTCTTTAACAAGAAACCAGGTAAGAATCGTCTGCCTGATACACCTCTATATGAGTATCTATTTTCATTTCTAGTAGGACTTATTGTAGCTGGTTGTCTAATGATTCGCCGTCACGGTAATATGCATACTGCACGTCTAACTATCAAGTTTACCGTTACTAAGGGTACTGACAGTTCATGGCTAGATTATCTCtatactcttctttcaccatACTGTTACAAGGGCTGGTCTACAACTGAAGAAGTAGACAAGCGCGGGGATACTCCGGTATCCTCAATTCGAGCTACACTCACTTCAGCTACTCTTGGtgttttctttccttttttatACTCTTTTTTGGCTATCAAATCGTGGTGTATTCTCTCGAACACTCACAATTGA
- a CDS encoding cytochrome b — protein sequence MRVLKSNSLLALVNSYISDSPQPVNLSYAWNFGSLLAICLGTQIVTGVLLAMHYTPSVDLAFISVEHIMRDVNYGWMIRYIHANVASFFFIFVYLHIARGLYYGSYKAPRIMPWSIGVIILVLMMAIAFLGYVLPYGQMSLWGATVITNMLSAIPWIGTDFTQFIWGGFSVNNATLNRFFSLHYLLPFVLAALAAMHMLTLHTHGSSNPEGISANPDKAPMHPYYIFKDLITIFLFFIALATLVMYAPNLLGHSDNYIPANPMQTPPSIVPEWYLLPFYAILRSIPNKLLGVVGMLGALLILLAMPLLDDGRGRGDVHRPASRVAFWVFVGIFFLLMFLGSQHAEEPYITVGAVATAAYFLWFVMLLPIIGMMENSSFDGTNAPASSQAV from the coding sequence ATGCGAGTACTAAAGAGTAACTCACTTCTTGCACTAGTTAACAGCTATATCTCCGACTCTCCACAACCAGTTAACCTTAGCTATGCGTGGAATTTCGGATCACTGCTAGCAATTTGCCTAGGTACACAAATCGTGACTGGGGTACTTCTAGCAATGCACTACACACCTAGTGTTGACCTAGCGTTTATCAGTGTAGAACATATTATGCGAGACGTAAACTACGGATGGATGATTCGATACATTCACGCAAACGTAGcgtcattcttcttcattttcgtaTACCTACACATCGCTCGAGGACTATACTACGGATCATACAAGGCTCCACGAATCATGCCATGGTCAATTGGTGTAATTATCCTAGTTCTGATGATGGCTATTGCTTTCCTTGGTTACGTGCTTCCTTATGGGCAAATGTCACTATGGGGAGCTACAGTAATTACAAACATGCTGTCAGCTATTCCATGGATTGGTACAGACTTCACACAATTTATTTGGGGAGGTTTCTCTGTAAACAACGCAACACTGAACCGATTCTTCTCACTTCACTACCTACTACCATTTGTACTAGCAGCACTAGCAGCAATGCACATGCTAACACTACACACACACGGTAGCTCGAACCCTGAAGGAATTAGCGCAAACCCTGACAAGGCACCAATGCACCCATACTACATTTTCAAGGACCTTATTACTATTTTCCTATTCTTTATTGCTCTAGCAACACTGGTGATGTACGCACCTAACCTGCTAGGACACAGTGACAACTACATTCCAGCTAACCCAATGCAAACACCACCGTCAATCGTGCCTGAATGGTATCTACTACCTTTCTACGCTATTCTTCGGTCAATTCCTAACAAGCTTCTAGGAGTTGTTGGAATGCTAGGTGCTCTACTGATCCTTCTAGCAATGCCACTACTAGACGACggacgaggacgaggtgACGTTCACCGACCTGCTTCACGAGTAGCCTTCTGGGTATTCGTAGGTATCTTCTTCCTACTAATGTTCCTAGGTAGCCAACACGCGGAAGAACCATATATTACAGTTGGAGCTGTAGCTACAGCTGCTTACTTCCTATGGTTCGTGATGCTACTACCTATCATTGGTATGATGGAAAACTCATCATTTGACGGTACAAACGCACCTGCATCATCTCAAGCAGTCTAA
- a CDS encoding NADH-ubiquinone oxidoreductase chain 1: MISYELVLGSAILIVIIMTGSFNITTIIENQEAIWFVVPLLPVFIVFFISALAETNRTPFDLPEAESELVAGFFTEHSGMIFVFFFLGEYCSIVLMSTLTAILFFGGYNMPELFINDTFVNLQSIVLGLKTCLFCFLFVWFRATLPRMRYDGLMVFCWTGMLPIAIALVVLVPSILVAFDIIPYQN; this comes from the coding sequence ATGATCTCATACGAACTAGTTCTAGGTTCTGCTATCCTGATTGTGATTATCATGACaggatcattcaacattACTACTATCATTGAAAACCAAGAAGCAATTTGGTTTGtggttcctcttcttccagtatTTATCGTATTCTTTATCTCAGCACTGGCAGAAACTAACCGTACTCCATTTGACCTTCCTGAAGCCGAATCAGAACTAGTTGCCGGGTTCTTTACTGAACACAGTGGTATgatcttcgtattcttcttcctagGAGAATACTGTTCAATTGTTCTAATGTCTACACTGACAGCTATCCTATTCTTCGGTGGTTACAACATGCCAGAACTATTTATTAACGACACATTCGTTAACCTACAAAGTATTGTACTGGGTCTTAAGACATGTCTATTCTGTTTCCTATTCGTATGGTTCCGAGCTACTCTACCGCGAATGCGATACGATGGACTAATGGTCTTTTGTTGGACTGGAATGCTGCCAATCGCAATCGCGCTGGTAGTTCTAGTACCAAGTATCCTAGTCGCCTTTGACATCATCCCATATCAAAATTAA
- a CDS encoding prefoldin, alpha subunit, protein MAEQQVNITDLEPAQLQEVKKQLDQELDHLTNSYSQLKQAHTKFKSCVENVSSLTPKSKGKEVLIPLTSSLYVPGRLTDVENVVVDVGTGYYVKKTKSEATSHYNTKSTFVQSNLDTLQKTIERKQENVQSVVQVLQMKMQQQQQQQPTK, encoded by the exons ATGGCAGAACAACAAGTCAATATAACGGATCTGGAACCTGCGCAATTACAAGAAGTGAAAAAACAACTTGATCAA GAATTAGACCACTTGACAAACTCATACTCACAATTGAAACAAGCACATACGAAATTCAAATCATGTGTTGAGAACGTATCTTCTTTAACACCTAAATCCAAAGGCAAAGAAGTATTAATACCTTTGACAAGTTCTTTATATGTTCCTGGAAGATTAACGGATGTAGAGAACGTTGTGGTGGATGTTGGAACTGGATATTATGtaaagaaa ACGAAATCAGAAGCTACATCTCACTATAATACAAAATCGACTTTCGTAcaatccaatcttgataCACTTCAAAAGACCATAGAAAGAAAACAGGAGAACGTTCAAAGTGTCGTACAAGTATTGCAAATGAAAAtgcaacagcaacaacaacagcagccTACAAAGTAG
- a CDS encoding NAD+ synthetase, producing MHLVTVATQLDQWSLDFEGNCKRILKSIAIAKSRGATLRVGPELEIPGYGCLDHFLEGDTVLHSWEVLATILQSEEAQGIICDIGMPIEHKNNNYNCRVIIHSGKIVMIRPKMWMANDGNYRELRHFTPWHKHRQTEQHSLPRMIRNVTGQQYVPFGDAVVSTEDTVIGVELCEELFTPASPHILMGLDGVEIFTNSSASHHELRKLNRRIDLIKEATMKLGGIYLYANQQGCDGDRLYYDGACLIAMNGQILARGSQFSLSDVEVVTATVDLGAVRAHRTTSSRRMQSAQAEAYQRVYVDTRLDGGQGIRVGDEETKGSMEVKYHTPEEEIAFGPACWLWDYLRRSRTQGYFIPLSGGIDSCATTVIVHSMCRLVADATKKGDEQVIADARRIAGEPEDSAYLPTDPKEFAGRIFHTCYMGTEHSSPETRKRAKDLSEAVGGYHVDLNMDTAVSAVKAIFSLVTGKKPQFAVHGGSSAENLALQNIQARLRMVLAYMFAQLLPWTRGKVGSLLVLGSANVDESLRGYYTKYDCSSADVNPIGGISKTDLKKFIAWAEVEFDLPILRSFLDAIPTAELIPIGSDNVAQSDEVEMGMTYDELSVFGRLRKVEKCGPYSMFGKLVQEWGSFLSPSEIAQKVKHFFFTYAINRHKMTTITPSVHMESYSPDDNRFDMRPFLLPSRFDHQFNKIDQLAEKLPNRATQPGNDKSKVD from the exons ATGCATTTAGTGACTGTAGCAAC TCAATTAGATCAGTGGTCTCTTGACTTTGAG GGGAATTGCAAACGAATCCTCAAATCAATCGCTATTGCTAAATCTAGAGGAGCTACTTTACGAGTAGGACCAGAATTAGAAATTCCTGGATATGGATGTCTTGATCACTTCCTGGAAG GCGATACGGTCCTCCATTCTTGGGAGGTGTTGGCTACCATCTTGCAGAGTGAGGAAGCTCAAGGGATCATATGTGACATCGGAAT GCCAATTGAACACAAGAACAATAACTATAATTGTCGAGTCATAATTCACAGTGGTAAGATCGTAATGATTAGACCCAAGATGTGGATGGCAAATGATGGAAATTAT CGTGAACTTCGACATTTCACACCTTGGCATAAACATCGTCAAACAGAACAACATTCATTACCTAGAATGATAAGGAATGTTACTGGACAA CAATATGTCCCCTTTGGAGATGCGGTTGTATCAACTGAAGATACAGTGATTGGCGTTGAACTCTGTGAAGAGCTGTTCACTCCTGCTTC ACCACACATCCTCATGGGTCTTGATGGTGTCGAGATCTTCACCAACTCTTCTGCCAGTCATCATGAAttgagaaagctgaatcgTCGAATCGATCTAATTAAAGAGGCTACCATGAAG CTCGGTGGAATCTACCTCTATGCCAACCAACAAGGCTGTGATGGTGATCGATTGTACTACGATGGAGCTTGTCTTATTGCTATGAACGGACAAATTCTTGCTAGGGGATCTCAGTTCTCCCTTTCGGATGTTGAGGTCGTCACTGCGACAGTCGACCTCGGTGCCGTCAGAGCTCATAGGACAACAAGTAGTAGAAGGATGCAATCTGCTCAAGCAGAAGCTTATCAACGAGTTTATGTAGATACCAGACTCGATGGCGGACAAGGTATCAGAgtgggagatgaagagactAAAGGTAGTATGGAAGTCAAATACCATACTCCAGAGGAGGAGATTGC ATTTGGTCCAGCATGTTGGCTCTGGGATTACCTTCGACGATCCAGAACCCAAGGATACTTCATTCCCCTATCCGGAGGTATCGATTCTTGTGCTACAACCGTCATCGTCCATTCAATGTGTCGACTGGTAGCTGATGCAACCAAGAAAGGTG ACGAACAAGTCATTGCGGATGCTAGAAGAATCGCTGGCGAACCTGAGGATTCTGCTTATCTACCTACTGATCCAAAGGAGTTCGCAGGCAGAATTTTCCACACCTGTTACATGGGAACAGAGCATTCAAGTCCCGAAACCAGGAAGAGGGCTAAAGATCTTTCTGAAGCAGTTGGAGG ATACCATGTTGATCTTAACATGGACACTGCTGTATCGGCTGTCAAAGCCATATTCAGCTTGGTGACCGGAAAGAAACCCCAATTTGCAGTTCATGGTGGATCGTCAGCTGAAAACTTGGCCTTACAAAACATTCAG GCTCGGCTGCGAATGGTTTTAGCATACATGTTTGCTCAACTTCTACCATGGACCAGAGGCAAAGTTGGTAGTTTATTGGTATTGGGAAGTGCCAATGTCGATGAAAGTTTAAGAGGTTATTATACCAAATACGA CTGTTCAAGTGCCGATGTCAATCCTATCGGTGGAATCAGTAAGACAGATTTGAAGAAATTTATAGCTTGGGCGGAAGTAGAATTTGATCTACCAATCTTGAGAAG CTTCCTCGACGCCATTCCTACTGCAGAGTTGATACCGATAGGATCCGACAATGTCGCTCAATcagatgaagttgagatgGGAATGACATACGATGAACTATCAGTATTCGGTAGATTGAGAAAAGTCGAGAAATGTGGTCCATATAGTATGTTCGGCAAATTGGTTCAAGAATGGGGTAGTTTCCTGTCTCCCTCTGAG ATCGCTCAAAAAGTCaaacacttcttctttacttaCGCCATCAATCGTCACAAGAT GACTACTATCACCCCTTCAGTTCATATG GAATCTTACTCCCCTGATGACAACC GGTTCGATATGAGACCTTTCCTCTTGCCTTCACGATTTGACCATCAGTTCAacaagattgatcaattagCTGAGAAATTACCTAATCGCGCTACTCAACCGGGTAATGATAAATCGAAGGTAGATTAG